The following proteins are co-located in the Corynebacterium kalinowskii genome:
- a CDS encoding SRPBCC family protein — MSLPKPTATLHDGHRWEYRRNLPGTAAELWQWVTESSCTSQWFGPFERVSDESVAITMTAEEAGPPMTATIVQCEAPRILTLDTGMWVLSLEVGDGSISLFHEVASAEEAASIGPGWEFYMDRLEAAVLGRSVTDIDFEQGYFPEMSEYFTSQY, encoded by the coding sequence ATGTCTCTGCCTAAGCCAACCGCAACGCTTCACGACGGCCACCGCTGGGAATACCGTCGGAACCTGCCAGGCACCGCAGCTGAGTTGTGGCAGTGGGTGACTGAATCGTCCTGCACTTCGCAATGGTTTGGTCCTTTCGAGCGAGTATCCGATGAATCGGTGGCGATCACCATGACGGCCGAAGAAGCCGGTCCGCCGATGACCGCTACCATTGTTCAGTGCGAAGCACCTCGCATTTTGACCCTTGACACGGGTATGTGGGTGCTGTCTTTGGAAGTGGGGGATGGCTCCATCTCGCTGTTCCATGAGGTCGCCTCGGCAGAGGAAGCCGCCTCGATTGGTCCCGGTTGGGAGTTCTACATGGATCGGCTTGAAGCTGCGGTTCTCGGCAGGTCTGTGACTGACATTGACTTTGAGCAGGGCTACTTTCCGGAGATGAGCGAGTACTTTACGTCTCAGTATTAG
- a CDS encoding response regulator transcription factor, translated as MRILIAEDDALLRAGLAALLEDEGYEVVTASGVAEFLASARAKVPDLAILDVRMPPTFTDEGIRAAVEVREMYPNLPILVLSAWVEQSFATQLLAQGSRGIGYLLKERVGRVEQFLSCLERLVAGETVIDPEVVAQLFARERAAAPMASLSEREREVLSLMAEGLGNSAIAARMFVTEGAVHKHIRNIFSKLDLPPDHESDRRVMAVLQYLQTDSIS; from the coding sequence ATGCGAATCCTCATAGCTGAAGACGATGCGCTGTTGCGCGCCGGGCTGGCAGCCCTATTGGAAGATGAAGGATACGAAGTAGTTACCGCTTCCGGAGTCGCCGAATTCCTCGCTTCTGCACGGGCGAAAGTTCCTGACCTAGCAATTCTCGATGTTCGTATGCCCCCTACCTTCACCGATGAAGGCATTCGAGCAGCTGTTGAAGTCCGGGAGATGTACCCAAATCTGCCAATATTGGTGCTTTCCGCATGGGTGGAACAGAGCTTTGCCACACAGTTGCTCGCGCAAGGCTCACGCGGGATTGGGTATTTGCTGAAAGAAAGAGTGGGACGAGTGGAACAGTTCCTCAGCTGTTTGGAACGCTTGGTGGCAGGGGAGACCGTCATCGATCCGGAGGTGGTGGCGCAGCTGTTTGCACGAGAACGGGCAGCTGCACCGATGGCCTCGCTCAGCGAGCGGGAGCGTGAAGTGTTGTCCTTGATGGCAGAGGGATTAGGAAACTCGGCGATTGCAGCGCGCATGTTTGTGACGGAGGGGGCTGTGCATAAGCACATTCGGAACATTTTCTCCAAACTGGATTTGCCCCCAGATCATGAGTCGGATCGCAGGGTAATGGCAGTTTTGCAATATCTGCAGACAGATTCAATAAGCTAA
- a CDS encoding FluC/FEX family fluoride channel produces the protein MSILAVALGGFLGGAGRLFLSRRLPAFWGTWTANMIACLILGATTSLLHSPLGLALVATGGAGALSTWSTLVRELGQLAQDGRRKAAGIYLVASVVGGATCVVVGLSL, from the coding sequence ATGAGCATTCTTGCGGTCGCCCTAGGCGGATTTCTCGGTGGCGCAGGCCGACTTTTTCTCTCCCGCCGCCTGCCAGCGTTCTGGGGCACCTGGACAGCTAACATGATTGCTTGTCTCATCTTGGGAGCCACCACTTCCCTACTCCATTCGCCTCTCGGCTTGGCGCTCGTGGCAACCGGTGGTGCGGGAGCATTATCCACCTGGTCGACCTTGGTGCGGGAGCTGGGGCAGCTGGCGCAAGACGGGCGTCGAAAAGCTGCAGGCATATACCTTGTGGCATCGGTGGTAGGTGGCGCTACTTGTGTTGTCGTCGGCCTGTCCTTGTAA
- a CDS encoding cob(I)yrinic acid a,c-diamide adenosyltransferase, with the protein MAVHLTKIYTRTGDEGTTGLSNFERVSKNDQRLHAYADTEEANAALGQVLALGEPREDIAKTLTRIQNELFDAGADLATPIEENPKYPPLRIEQSYIDRLEQECDAYNEELAPLDSFILPGGNPTAALIHTARTITRRAERQAWAAYEQFPDTTSKLPAQYLNRLSDLLFIIGRIENAGNDVKWVPGGSR; encoded by the coding sequence ATGGCTGTTCACTTAACCAAGATTTACACCCGCACCGGCGACGAAGGCACGACCGGGCTGTCCAATTTCGAACGCGTATCCAAAAACGACCAGCGGCTCCACGCCTATGCTGACACCGAAGAAGCCAATGCGGCGCTCGGCCAGGTGCTGGCTCTCGGCGAACCCCGCGAAGATATCGCCAAGACGCTAACCCGCATTCAGAACGAGCTTTTCGACGCCGGCGCTGACCTCGCCACTCCCATTGAGGAAAACCCCAAGTACCCTCCGCTACGCATCGAACAGTCGTATATCGATCGCCTCGAGCAGGAATGCGATGCTTACAACGAGGAACTCGCCCCGCTGGACTCCTTTATCCTTCCTGGCGGAAACCCAACCGCGGCACTTATTCACACTGCCCGCACTATCACTCGTCGCGCTGAGCGTCAGGCCTGGGCAGCTTATGAGCAGTTCCCGGATACTACGTCCAAGCTGCCAGCTCAGTACTTGAATCGTCTGAGCGACTTGCTGTTCATTATCGGCCGAATTGAAAACGCCGGAAATGACGTGAAGTGGGTGCCAGGCGGCTCCCGCTAG
- the murA gene encoding UDP-N-acetylglucosamine 1-carboxyvinyltransferase, protein MKEKFLVTGGARLSGAVKVVGAKNSVLKLMAAALLAEGTTTLTNCPEILDVPLMKDVLEGLGCTVTIDRDVVTIYTPEEIKSDADFDAVRQFRASVCVLGPLTSRCGRAVVALPGGDAIGSRPLDMHQSGLEKLGAKTAIKHGAVVATADKLTGAHIALDFPSVGATENILTAAVLADGETILDNAAREPEIVDLCSMLVEMGAKIEGAGTSTIRIIGVDKLHPTTHEVVGDRIVAGTWAYAAAMTGGDITVGGIAPVHLHLPLQKLRLAGADVETYETGFRVRMNGRPVAVDYQTLPFPGFPTDLQPMAIGLASVSDGVSVITENVFESRFRFVDEMQRLGADATVDGHHVVIRGIEELSSTSVWSSDIRAGAGLVLAALCADGVTEVHDVFHIDRGYPQFVEFLNAIGANIERVTA, encoded by the coding sequence GTGAAGGAAAAATTCTTGGTTACAGGTGGTGCGCGGCTGAGCGGAGCCGTCAAAGTTGTCGGCGCAAAAAACAGCGTATTGAAGCTCATGGCAGCGGCTTTGCTCGCCGAGGGAACCACAACCCTCACTAACTGCCCGGAGATTCTCGATGTCCCCCTGATGAAGGATGTGCTCGAAGGCCTCGGTTGCACCGTTACCATCGACCGTGACGTTGTCACCATTTACACCCCGGAAGAAATCAAGAGCGATGCCGACTTCGACGCTGTGCGTCAGTTCCGGGCGTCGGTATGCGTCCTCGGCCCGCTTACCTCACGCTGCGGGCGAGCAGTGGTCGCGCTGCCCGGTGGCGATGCCATTGGCTCCCGTCCCCTCGACATGCACCAGAGTGGCTTGGAAAAACTCGGCGCGAAAACCGCGATCAAGCATGGCGCCGTTGTCGCCACTGCAGACAAGCTCACCGGAGCACACATCGCGCTAGATTTCCCTTCGGTGGGAGCGACCGAAAATATCCTCACCGCGGCAGTGCTTGCCGACGGCGAAACCATCCTCGACAATGCCGCGCGCGAACCAGAAATTGTGGATCTATGCTCGATGCTCGTCGAGATGGGAGCCAAGATCGAGGGCGCAGGCACTTCGACCATCCGCATTATCGGCGTAGATAAGCTGCACCCGACGACGCATGAGGTTGTCGGAGACCGCATCGTCGCGGGCACTTGGGCATATGCTGCTGCTATGACTGGCGGAGACATTACCGTCGGCGGAATTGCTCCCGTTCACCTCCACCTGCCACTGCAGAAACTGCGGCTTGCCGGAGCCGACGTGGAAACTTACGAGACTGGATTCCGGGTGCGAATGAACGGTCGACCAGTTGCAGTGGACTACCAGACATTGCCCTTCCCAGGCTTTCCGACGGACCTGCAGCCTATGGCTATCGGTCTTGCCTCAGTATCGGATGGCGTTTCCGTTATTACAGAGAACGTCTTCGAATCACGTTTTCGCTTTGTCGACGAAATGCAGCGTCTCGGCGCCGATGCAACTGTCGATGGTCACCACGTGGTGATTCGCGGCATCGAAGAACTGTCGTCCACTTCAGTATGGAGTTCCGACATTCGTGCGGGCGCAGGCCTCGTGCTTGCAGCGCTTTGTGCAGATGGTGTCACTGAAGTTCACGACGTATTCCACATCGACCGTGGTTACCCGCAGTTCGTGGAATTCCTCAATGCAATTGGCGCAAATATAGAACGCGTTACTGCCTAA
- a CDS encoding VOC family protein yields the protein MTIKNVPYYAFAGNAREAMEFYQSIFGGELNVMTFGQMGDPSLPADMAELLAHGHLTGGTIELACSDYVEGFMGQDPYEIGNHLSLSLWGDDVEEGRSYFEKLSEGGQVNMPFEKQMWGDTYGHVTDKFGMAWPINVSA from the coding sequence ATGACTATCAAAAATGTCCCTTACTACGCTTTCGCCGGCAACGCCCGCGAAGCCATGGAGTTCTACCAGTCCATCTTCGGCGGTGAGCTGAACGTGATGACCTTCGGTCAGATGGGCGATCCGTCGCTGCCTGCCGACATGGCTGAGCTGCTTGCCCACGGTCACCTGACCGGTGGCACCATCGAGCTCGCCTGCTCCGACTATGTCGAGGGATTCATGGGGCAGGACCCATATGAGATCGGCAACCACCTTTCCCTGTCCCTCTGGGGCGACGACGTTGAAGAGGGCCGCTCCTACTTTGAGAAGCTGTCTGAAGGCGGCCAGGTGAACATGCCATTTGAGAAGCAAATGTGGGGTGACACTTACGGCCACGTCACTGACAAGTTCGGAATGGCATGGCCCATCAATGTCTCTGCCTAA
- a CDS encoding GNAT family N-acetyltransferase: MTEIRHEKDRQRYVLDVDGEIAGYAEYSLAGETRDFDHTVIEDRFQGKGLSKPLIKGALDDTKAQGIAYTATCSAVEHFIAKNPEYAL, from the coding sequence ATGACTGAAATTCGCCACGAAAAGGATCGCCAACGCTACGTACTGGATGTTGACGGTGAGATCGCCGGCTACGCCGAGTACTCCCTCGCCGGGGAGACGCGGGACTTTGACCACACGGTGATCGAAGACCGCTTCCAGGGTAAGGGGCTGTCCAAGCCGCTTATCAAGGGTGCCTTGGATGACACAAAGGCGCAGGGGATTGCCTATACGGCCACCTGCAGTGCCGTAGAGCACTTCATCGCAAAGAACCCTGAATACGCGCTGTAA
- the ramA gene encoding acetate metabolism transcriptional regulator RamA, whose amino-acid sequence MVETQSVKDDDDAIRAALTSLKTATGIPVTMYATVFGENKLQISAWVGLRTPALQNIIIDAGSGVGGRVLATKRPVGVSDYTRATVISHEYDKAIQDEGLHSIVAVPVIVHREVVGVLYVGVHSSLRLGDKVIEEVTMTARALEQDLAINAAFRRADGPRAGAVKSGRVMNGAEWEQIRSTHSKLRMLANRVGDDSLRKEIEELCDQMVTPVRMKQTTKLSARELDVLACVALGHTNVEAAEEMGIGAETVKSYLRSVMRKLGAHTRYEAVNAARRIGALP is encoded by the coding sequence ATGGTGGAGACTCAATCCGTTAAGGATGATGACGACGCGATCCGCGCCGCCCTGACTTCCCTGAAAACCGCGACTGGAATTCCAGTCACGATGTACGCCACCGTGTTTGGCGAAAACAAACTACAGATCAGTGCTTGGGTTGGTCTGCGGACCCCAGCGCTCCAGAACATCATTATTGATGCTGGCTCCGGTGTCGGTGGTCGAGTGCTGGCGACTAAGCGCCCGGTAGGCGTTTCGGACTACACGCGCGCCACCGTCATTTCACACGAGTACGACAAGGCCATCCAGGATGAGGGCCTGCACTCTATTGTTGCAGTGCCAGTTATTGTCCACCGCGAAGTCGTGGGTGTGCTCTACGTGGGCGTTCATTCATCGCTGCGTCTCGGCGACAAGGTCATTGAAGAGGTCACCATGACCGCCCGCGCGCTCGAGCAGGATCTTGCGATCAATGCTGCTTTTCGACGCGCCGATGGTCCGCGAGCCGGTGCCGTCAAGTCTGGCCGGGTGATGAACGGCGCAGAGTGGGAGCAGATCCGCTCTACCCACTCCAAGCTGCGCATGCTGGCCAACCGCGTCGGCGATGATTCGCTGCGCAAGGAAATCGAAGAGCTGTGTGACCAGATGGTCACACCGGTTCGGATGAAGCAAACCACCAAGTTGTCCGCCCGCGAGCTCGATGTTTTGGCCTGTGTCGCGCTGGGGCACACCAACGTTGAGGCTGCTGAAGAAATGGGCATCGGTGCCGAAACGGTGAAGAGCTACCTGCGCTCCGTGATGCGCAAGCTCGGCGCGCACACTCGCTACGAGGCGGTCAATGCGGCTCGCCGCATCGGAGCGTTGCCTTAA
- a CDS encoding fluoride efflux transporter family protein, producing the protein MKDYLLVGCGAAIGAVARYALVTLDPAGLWTTVCINVLGCFLMGWRRPTAFWGTGVLGGFTTFSAYELAVMTLPLATAASVAMATVVGCLCAWVLGDTLQRPTSAKEAA; encoded by the coding sequence GTGAAGGATTACCTGCTTGTGGGCTGCGGCGCCGCTATTGGCGCTGTGGCCCGCTATGCTTTGGTCACCCTTGACCCAGCAGGACTATGGACCACCGTCTGTATTAACGTATTGGGCTGCTTTCTGATGGGTTGGCGCAGGCCCACCGCATTCTGGGGCACGGGTGTGTTGGGCGGGTTCACCACATTCAGCGCTTACGAACTAGCTGTCATGACTCTCCCACTGGCTACCGCAGCGTCTGTCGCCATGGCAACCGTTGTGGGATGTCTGTGCGCCTGGGTGCTTGGCGACACCCTCCAGCGACCAACCAGCGCCAAAGAGGCAGCATGA
- a CDS encoding alanine/glycine:cation symporter family protein gives MSDFTTLLGDIDSFVWGPFFLIPLLLGTGLILTIRLRGLQFRTLFTALRHGLIDRNDQSGEGDITNYQALTTALAATVGVGNIVGVATAISVGGPGSLFWMWVTGLVGMASKYSEAFLGVRFRTTDSAGEQSGGPQYYLERGIKGPLGKILGLSFTVFAIIASFGIGNLTQANAVATGLHDAFGIQPHISGVIMFIALGAVLLGGIQSIGKVTAAFVPLMILLYIVGAIVVLVINAENIPGAFQLIFTDAFTGTAAAGGFLGSGLILALQMGVARGIFSNESGMGSASIAAAAAKTSHPVRQGLVSMTQTFIDTLVVVTFTGLVIISTGTWDQGKEHAGTLTSDAFAAGLPGHYGGMIVSISLVFFAFSTIIGWSYYGERCMERLVGRHGALPYRMVFTIVVFFGATTELETVWTLADLANGLMALPNLIGLILLSGLVAKETLAYLKFDPKLRASHEDVARHLQEQGTDWK, from the coding sequence ATGTCTGACTTCACCACCCTGCTGGGTGACATTGACTCTTTTGTATGGGGACCATTCTTCTTGATCCCCCTCCTGCTCGGCACCGGTCTCATCCTGACCATCCGGCTCCGAGGCCTGCAATTTCGCACCCTCTTCACAGCGCTACGGCACGGACTGATTGACCGCAACGATCAAAGCGGCGAAGGCGATATCACTAACTACCAGGCCCTCACCACTGCGCTGGCCGCTACCGTCGGCGTGGGCAACATCGTGGGTGTTGCCACGGCGATCTCCGTCGGTGGCCCAGGCTCGCTGTTTTGGATGTGGGTGACCGGCCTGGTCGGCATGGCGTCGAAATACTCCGAGGCCTTCCTTGGCGTGCGCTTCCGCACCACCGACTCTGCTGGCGAGCAATCTGGTGGCCCTCAGTACTACTTAGAGCGTGGCATCAAGGGCCCGCTCGGTAAGATCCTGGGCCTGTCCTTCACCGTGTTTGCCATCATTGCCAGCTTCGGTATCGGCAACCTGACGCAGGCAAATGCCGTGGCCACGGGGCTTCACGACGCCTTTGGCATCCAGCCACACATCTCCGGCGTCATCATGTTCATCGCCTTGGGCGCGGTGCTTTTGGGTGGCATTCAATCGATCGGCAAGGTCACTGCTGCCTTCGTTCCGCTGATGATCTTGCTCTACATCGTGGGTGCGATAGTCGTCCTGGTGATTAATGCCGAGAACATTCCGGGGGCGTTCCAGCTCATCTTCACCGATGCCTTCACCGGCACTGCAGCTGCCGGCGGCTTCCTCGGCTCTGGCCTCATCCTTGCGCTGCAAATGGGTGTGGCTCGTGGCATCTTCTCCAATGAATCCGGCATGGGTTCTGCATCTATCGCTGCCGCTGCGGCCAAGACGTCCCACCCGGTACGCCAGGGCTTGGTCTCTATGACCCAGACCTTCATTGACACCCTGGTAGTGGTCACCTTCACCGGTTTGGTCATTATTTCGACCGGTACTTGGGACCAGGGCAAGGAGCACGCGGGAACGTTAACCTCGGACGCGTTTGCTGCCGGCTTACCTGGCCACTACGGCGGAATGATCGTATCCATCTCACTAGTATTCTTCGCCTTTTCCACCATCATTGGCTGGTCCTACTACGGCGAACGCTGCATGGAGCGACTCGTGGGCCGTCATGGCGCATTGCCGTACCGCATGGTCTTCACCATCGTCGTGTTCTTCGGTGCCACCACTGAGCTGGAAACCGTCTGGACTCTCGCGGACCTGGCCAACGGACTCATGGCCCTGCCAAACCTCATCGGCCTGATCCTGCTTTCGGGCTTGGTAGCGAAGGAAACCCTCGCATACCTCAAGTTTGACCCGAAGCTGCGCGCCTCCCATGAAGACGTTGCCCGCCACTTGCAAGAACAAGGAACTGACTGGAAGTAG
- the cysK gene encoding cysteine synthase A produces MSNIYRNVTETIGHTPLVRLNRLVEGLEAEVLVKLEFFNPANSVKDRIGRAIVDAAEASGELKPGGTIVEATSGNTGIALALVGAARGYRVVLTMPETMSAERRVLLRAYGAEIVLTPGAAGMQGAVDKANEVVASRPGSILARQFANPANPKIHQETTAVEIWEDTDGKVDAFVAGIGTGGTVTGVGSVLKSHNPDITVVGVEPADSPLLTTGKAGPHKIQGLGANFIPDVLDRKILDEVLTVTNEDAVATSRAMGTQEGILGGISAGANVKAALELAARPEFKGKTIVTLAPDFGERYVSTILFEDIRD; encoded by the coding sequence ATGTCGAACATCTACCGCAACGTCACCGAAACCATTGGCCACACCCCGTTAGTGCGACTCAATCGCCTGGTCGAGGGTCTCGAGGCAGAAGTTTTGGTCAAGCTCGAGTTCTTCAACCCAGCCAACAGCGTCAAGGACCGCATCGGTCGCGCCATTGTCGACGCCGCCGAAGCGTCCGGCGAGCTCAAGCCAGGCGGCACCATCGTTGAAGCGACTTCGGGCAATACCGGCATCGCCTTGGCTCTCGTCGGCGCAGCTCGCGGATACCGCGTCGTGCTCACCATGCCGGAGACAATGTCGGCGGAACGTCGAGTCCTGCTCCGCGCCTATGGTGCTGAGATTGTGTTGACCCCAGGCGCCGCTGGCATGCAGGGGGCCGTCGATAAGGCAAATGAAGTCGTGGCTTCTCGCCCGGGCTCCATCTTGGCCCGCCAGTTCGCCAACCCAGCGAACCCGAAGATCCACCAGGAGACCACGGCGGTGGAGATTTGGGAAGACACCGATGGCAAGGTGGATGCTTTTGTGGCGGGCATCGGCACCGGCGGCACTGTAACCGGTGTCGGCAGCGTATTGAAGAGCCACAACCCAGACATCACCGTTGTCGGAGTCGAGCCTGCCGATTCCCCACTGCTGACCACCGGCAAGGCTGGCCCACACAAGATCCAGGGCCTCGGCGCGAACTTCATCCCGGACGTGCTCGACCGAAAGATCCTGGACGAAGTTCTTACCGTCACCAATGAAGACGCCGTAGCAACCTCCCGCGCCATGGGCACCCAGGAAGGCATCCTGGGCGGCATCTCCGCTGGTGCCAACGTCAAGGCTGCCCTCGAATTGGCGGCACGCCCTGAATTCAAGGGGAAGACCATCGTGACTCTCGCGCCTGACTTTGGCGAGCGCTACGTTTCGACCATTCTCTTTGAGGACATCCGCGACTAA
- a CDS encoding sensor histidine kinase, with protein sequence MRAFESLAGGLIVSFMSIGVVLLLLLAHALIPIGVGLLLIRPATSLVKGLAAQALPAPLLPKREIPRGALACLELLWRDPQTRKEVHWALWQATVGLPIGVLALLLPVLALRDVSFPLWWWAVPTDYAYSSIGMRADSWLRALAVGLLGLGWGAIAMAIIPSLNRFHQVIAERILWPQDPSQLIRRITVLQQTRSGAWQAHNDELRRIERALHDGAQSRLVASTIKIGSARRLLHKNPARAEGALDEAQTAVEAALNELRAVVRSIHPPALDSHDLAGAVHSLAAGCAVPCTVQIAGTAQLSPAVEDTAYHVIAEAVTNISKHSGATAAQVRMQFGQDSLRIDIEDDGVGGANHTLGSGLMGIQRRVSAQDGHITVTSPVGGPTRIHVELPCESS encoded by the coding sequence GTGCGTGCTTTTGAGAGCTTGGCCGGCGGGCTGATCGTATCGTTTATGTCGATCGGCGTGGTGTTGTTATTGCTGCTTGCACACGCACTGATTCCCATCGGCGTGGGCCTGCTGCTGATCCGTCCTGCCACAAGCCTGGTCAAGGGGCTTGCGGCCCAAGCGTTGCCAGCGCCATTGCTACCGAAAAGGGAAATTCCGCGCGGTGCTTTAGCCTGTTTGGAGTTGTTGTGGCGGGATCCCCAGACCCGCAAAGAAGTGCACTGGGCACTGTGGCAGGCGACCGTCGGTCTCCCCATCGGAGTATTGGCCCTGCTCTTGCCTGTGTTGGCGCTACGCGATGTCAGCTTTCCCCTGTGGTGGTGGGCAGTACCAACGGACTATGCCTATTCCTCCATTGGCATGAGGGCCGACAGCTGGCTGCGGGCCCTTGCGGTTGGGCTGTTGGGTTTGGGGTGGGGTGCAATTGCGATGGCAATTATCCCGAGTTTGAATCGATTTCACCAGGTCATCGCTGAACGGATCCTGTGGCCACAGGATCCGTCGCAGTTGATTCGGCGCATCACGGTTCTACAGCAGACCCGTAGCGGTGCGTGGCAGGCGCACAATGATGAGCTGCGGCGCATAGAACGCGCGCTTCACGACGGCGCACAAAGCAGACTCGTCGCCAGCACCATCAAAATCGGCTCTGCCCGCCGGCTGTTGCACAAAAATCCCGCTCGGGCTGAAGGCGCGCTCGATGAGGCACAAACTGCCGTAGAAGCTGCTCTCAACGAGCTGCGCGCCGTTGTACGCAGTATTCATCCACCCGCCCTGGATTCCCATGACCTCGCAGGAGCAGTGCATTCCCTCGCAGCTGGCTGCGCCGTGCCCTGCACTGTGCAGATTGCTGGCACAGCCCAGCTATCTCCTGCTGTGGAAGACACCGCATATCATGTAATCGCGGAGGCAGTCACCAACATATCCAAGCACAGCGGAGCAACGGCAGCCCAGGTGAGAATGCAGTTTGGGCAGGACAGCCTCCGGATCGACATTGAAGACGATGGTGTCGGTGGGGCCAACCACACTCTCGGCAGTGGACTGATGGGGATTCAGCGTCGCGTGTCCGCCCAGGATGGCCACATCACAGTTACGAGCCCAGTGGGAGGGCCCACTCGAATACACGTGGAGTTGCCATGCGAATCCTCATAG
- the epsC gene encoding serine O-acetyltransferase EpsC, with product MYQLVRMIREDLQNAREHDPAARGDVENAIVYSGLHAIWSHRIAHAMWVRGLRGPARILAQATRFFTGIEIHPGATIGRRFFIDHGMGIVIGETAEIGEGVMLYHGVTLGGQVLTQTKRHPTLCDGVTVGAGAKVLGPITIGKGSAIGANAVVTKDVPAGHIAVGIPAKNRPRNPDECIKLVDPDAYVTGGFPANYSI from the coding sequence ATGTACCAGCTAGTACGCATGATCCGTGAGGATCTCCAGAATGCTCGCGAGCACGATCCCGCCGCTCGTGGCGACGTGGAAAACGCCATCGTCTACTCAGGTCTTCACGCCATTTGGTCTCACCGCATCGCACATGCGATGTGGGTCCGTGGTCTCCGAGGGCCTGCCCGTATTCTGGCCCAGGCCACCCGCTTCTTTACGGGCATCGAGATCCACCCTGGCGCCACCATCGGGCGTCGCTTCTTCATCGACCACGGCATGGGCATCGTCATCGGCGAGACCGCCGAAATCGGCGAAGGTGTCATGCTGTACCACGGGGTCACCCTGGGTGGCCAGGTGCTGACCCAAACGAAGCGGCACCCCACGCTTTGCGACGGCGTTACTGTCGGCGCTGGCGCCAAAGTGCTCGGGCCTATCACCATTGGTAAGGGCAGCGCGATCGGCGCGAACGCCGTCGTCACCAAGGATGTCCCAGCGGGCCATATTGCCGTTGGTATCCCTGCCAAGAACCGACCACGCAACCCGGATGAGTGCATCAAACTCGTCGACCCAGATGCCTACGTCACTGGCGGATTCCCCGCCAACTACAGCATCTAG